The following are encoded together in the Meriones unguiculatus strain TT.TT164.6M chromosome 16, Bangor_MerUng_6.1, whole genome shotgun sequence genome:
- the LOC110562317 gene encoding cysteine-rich secretory protein 2-like has protein sequence MAWFQLMLLLFALLLQSLPIEGKDPEFTSLTTNHPHIQSEIVSKHNELRKAVKPSARNMLKMEWSVAATTNAQKWANNCVLEHSKPEDRKINVGCGENLFMASDPTLWSVVIQSWFDESKSFIYGTGAKGNAAVGHYTQLVWYSSFKVGCGVAFCPNQEMLKYFYVCHYCPAGNNVMKKATPYIQGEPCASCPNNCENGLCTNNCNFEDVLSNCESLKASAGCEHQLLKEKCQATCLCEDKIH, from the exons ATGGCTTGGTTCCAGCTGATGCTGCTTCTCTTTGCTCTGCTGCTGCAGTCGTTGCCCATAGAAGGAAAG GATCCCGAGTTTACTTCTTTGACAACTAACCATCCACACATTCAAAGTGAGATTGTAAGTAAACACAATGAACTGAGGAAAGCAGTTAAACCTTCTGCCAGAAACATGCTAAAAATG GAATGGAGTGTAGCAGCAACAACAAATGCTCAAAAATGGGCTAATAATTGTGTTTTAGAGCACAGTAAACCAGAAGACCGGAAAATCA ATGTAGGATGTGGTGAGAATCTCTTTATGGCAAGTGATCCTACTTTGTGGTCAGTCGTAATTCAAAGCTGGTTCGATGAAAGTAAATCTTTTATTTACGGTACAGGAGCTAAAGGTAACGCAGCTGTTGGACATTACACTCAG CTTGTTTGGTATTCATCTTTCAAAGTTGGATGTGGAGTTGCTTTCTGTCCCAACCAAGAAATGTTAAAGTACTTCTATGTTTGCCATTACTGTCCTGC GGGTAACAACGTGATGAAAAAGGCCACCCCTTACATACAAGGGGAACCTTGTGCTAGTTGTCCCAATAACTGTGAAAACGGACTATGTA ccaataactgtaattttgaagATGTACTTAGTAACTGTGAATCCTTGAAGGCTTCAGCGGGCTGTGAACATCAACTGCTCAAGGAAAAGTGCCAGGCTACTTGCCTGTGTGAAGACAAAATTCATTAA